A genomic segment from Lentimicrobium sp. L6 encodes:
- a CDS encoding peroxiredoxin produces MKKINIMIMAFALIFSSQACKKDEDSDTPEVAVKIGAIAPDFSVADETGTFYKLSDQRGKYVVVDFWAAWCSICRTENPKMQALYTKYMDKNVQFMGVCLDENTENWQSAIEADQLTYLQLIDEDAFSSKVATTYGITSVPFMMLLDTEGKIITFTSRVSEIESWLNQEID; encoded by the coding sequence ATGAAAAAAATAAACATAATGATTATGGCTTTTGCTTTGATATTTTCGAGCCAAGCCTGCAAAAAAGATGAGGATTCAGATACTCCAGAAGTAGCGGTAAAAATTGGTGCCATTGCCCCAGATTTTAGTGTAGCAGATGAGACAGGAACTTTCTATAAACTGTCAGACCAAAGAGGGAAATATGTAGTAGTGGATTTTTGGGCTGCATGGTGTAGTATATGTAGAACAGAAAACCCCAAAATGCAAGCCTTATACACCAAGTATATGGATAAGAATGTACAGTTCATGGGAGTTTGTTTAGATGAAAATACTGAGAACTGGCAATCAGCTATTGAGGCAGATCAGCTCACCTATCTTCAACTTATTGATGAGGATGCTTTCAGCTCAAAGGTAGCCACCACCTATGGAATAACGAGTGTTCCATTTATGATGTTATTGGATACTGAAGGAAAGATTATCACCTTTACCAGTAGAGTTTCAGAAATTGAATCTTGGTTAAATCAGGAGATTGACTGA